The Arthrobacter sp. PM3 genome contains the following window.
GGCTTCCTCGACCGAGCCGGGCTGCTGTTCGCCGACGCAGAGCACCGGGGTCAGGCCGTTGCGGTAGGCGGCGGCGGTCTTCAGCCCGATGGTCCGGTCGTCTTCGCCGAAGATGCGGCGCCGTTCGGCGTGGCCGACCTCGGCGTAGCGTCCGCCGAGCTCGGCAACGGTGCGGCCGGAGACTTCGCCGGTGAACGCGCCTTCGTCTTCCCAGAAGATGTCCTGGGCCCCGGCGGCCGCCCCGGCGGGGCCCAGGATCCGGGCCGCGTCGGGCAGCGCGGGCAGCGCCGGCAGGACGAACAGTTCAATCTCGCCGCTCTGCACCGCGGGATGCGCCAGCGCGACGGCGGCGACGTCGCGGCAGTACTCCAGCGTGCGCTGGTAGCCGAAGTACATCTTCAGGCTGACGCCGATCACGGCCTTCGATGTCGTCGTGGCGTTAGCAGGTCGTGACACCTTCGTAGTCCTTAATCAGGGTGACCTTTTCGGCCGAGGCGGAGGTTTCGTCGAAGGTGTAGGTGAGCCATTCCTTGGCGAGCCGGCGGGCCAGTTCCAGGCCGATGACGCGCTGGCCCATGGTGAGGACCTGGGCGTTGTTGGACAGGATGGCCCGTTCGACGGAGAAGGAGTCGTGCGCGGTGACGGCGCGGACACCGGGGACCTTGTTCGCGGCGATCGCCACGCCCAGGCCGGTGCCGCAGACCAGCAGGGCGCGGTCGGCCTCACCTGCGGCGACGAGTTCGGCGGCGGCGATCGCCACGGACGGGTAGGGGGTGTGGCTGGTGGCGTCGACCCCGACGTCGGTCACGGACGCGACGAGCGGGTTGGCTTCCAGGTCCGCTTTCAGGGCTTCCTTGTATTCGAATCCGGCGTCGTCGGATCCGATGACCAGGCGCAGTGTGGCGCTCATGCGTTCTCCTTCAGGGGTGTGTTCTGGATGAGGGTGTTGTGGATTGCCCGGACGATCAGCGCCATGGACACGGCACCGGCGTCGGGGGTGCCGAGGCTCTTCTCGGCGTGCGGGCGGGCCCTGCCCATCAGGGGCAGAAGGTTCGCGGTGGCTTCGGCGGACTGTTCGGCGACCGCGGCCGCGGCGCCCCAGCCCTGCCGCAGGGAGCCCCCGTCCTGGACGGCGGCGGTGAGGGCGTCGCTGAACGGTGCCAGGACGTCCACGAGGGTCTTGTCACCGACCTTGGCCTTGCCGAAGTCCATGATCGAGCGCTTCGCCTCGGCCACCCCGGCGGCGACGGCGGCCGCGCCCGGGGCGTCGGTGTCGCCCACGGCGTTCCCGACGGCTCGCAGGGCCATGCCCCACAGGGCACCGGACGTGCCGCCGGCCTTGTCGGCCCAGGCGTCCGCGGCCAGATTAAGGACCGTCCCGGCGCCGGCTCCGCGGTCGACGGCGTCTGCCGCGGCCGCCGCCGCGGCGTGAATGCCGCGTTCCATGCCGATGCCGTGGTCGCCGTCGCCGGCGATCGCGTCAATCCGGCCCAGTTCGGCCACGTTCGCGTCGATCACGGACTTCGCCGCGTCCAGGGCGGCCAGGACACGCACGGCCCCTGCCCGGGATTCCTCCGTCGCCTCGGGAATCGCCGCCGCCTCCGCGACGGCCACGGCCAGCTCGGACGCGTCCAGCGCCTGCGCGGTGACGGCGCCGCGGCGGAACGCCGGAGCATCGCACGGGGCGTTCCACAGGGTTTCGAGTTCGGGATCGAGCCAGAACAGGGTCAGGGACGTGCCGGCCATGTCGAAGCTCGTGACGAGCTCGCCGACTTGCGGGTCCACGGCCTCGATCCCGGCCTCGGCCAGCAGCTGCGCGACCCGGCGGTAGACCACGAACAGTTCCTCGTACTTCACACTGCCCAGGCCGTTGAGGATCGGCACCACCCGGGCGGGCCGGTCCGTGTCGCCGACACTCAGCCCGTCGGGAACCTCGGCCAGGAGATCCTTGACCAGCAGTCCGGCGAGTTCGTCCGCCGTCGGAACCTCCTGCTCGCCGATGCCCGGCTCGCCGTGGATGCCCATCCCGACCGCCATCCGGCCCGCCGGGACGGAAAACAGCGGTTCCGGCGCGCCCGGCAGGGTGCAGCCGCTGAACGCCACGCCGAACGACCGGGTCCGGTCATTCGCGCGCTCGGCGATAGCGACGACGTCGTCCATGGTGTACCCGGCTTCGGCGGCCGCGGCGGCGACCTTGAACACCGTCAGGGCCCCGGCGATCCCCCGCCGCTTGTGCCGCTCGGCCAGCGGGGCCGAGGAGATGTCGTCCGTGACGGCGATGCTGCGGCAGTCAATGCCCTCGGCCCGGAGCTTGTCCTGCGCCTGGGTGAAATGCAGGACATCCCCGGCATAGTTGCCGTAACCCAGCAGCACCCCCGCGCCGTTGTCGGCGGCCTTCGCCACGTTATAGACCTGCTGGGCCGACGGGGACGCGAACAGGTTCCCCATCGCCGCGCCATGCGCCAGGCCCTGGCCCACCAGGCCGGCGAACGCCGGGTAGTGCCCCGACCCGCCGCCGATCACCAACGCCACCGTCTCCGGGGTGCTGCGCGTGCTGCGCGCCACACCACCGGACACGCGCCGCACCCAACGGCCGTGCGAGGCAACAAAGCCCTCGATCATCTCATCAGCAAACGCTGCAGGGTCATTGAACAGGCGGGTCATGGGTACTCCTGGAAAAGGGGAAAAGCTGGTTGGTAGGTGCCCGCCGCGGGCATGGGGCAGCGCGGCGGGCACCGGTCGGGTGGGGATTGCGCATCCCGGGCGACTCCACCCTCGGTGGGGGAGACGCAGTGAAGACCGTGCCTAGGAGTGCGCGGCGGCTGACTCTGCCGGAGTCTCGGCGGTGACCGGGGAGGTGGCTGAGTCGGCGGTGCCCTTGCGGGCCAGGAGCACCATGAGGATGGCGGAGAGGAGCATGAAGCCGCCGACGGCGAACATCGGCACGGTGTAGCCGCCGGTCCAGTCCTTGAGCCAGCCCGTGATGTAGCCGGCGCTGAAGCCTGCCAGGTTGCCCACGGTGTTGATCAGGGCGATGCCCGCCGCGGCGGCCGCGCCGGTGAGGAAGCGGGTGGGGACGGTCCAGAAGTTCGGCAGTGCCGCGAAGATGGACATCGCGGTGACCGTGATGACCGCGATCGTGGCGGCCGGCGAGCCGGCGAAGAGGGCCAGCGGGATGCTGAGGCCGCCGATCAGGGCCGGGAGGGCGATGTGCCAGGTCTTGACGCCGCGCTTGGTGGCGTCCTTGGACCAGAAGTACAGGGCAACGGCCGCCGGGAGGTACGGGATGGCCGTGATCAGGCCCTTCTGGAAGACGTCAAACTTGGCGCCGTACAGGCCTTCGAAGCCGGAAATGATGGTGGGCAGGAAGAAGCCGAGCGCGTACAGGCCGTAGATGAAGCCGAAGTAGATGAAGGACAGCATCCAGACCCGGCCGTTGCCGAACACCGTACGGACGCTTGCGTGCTTGTTGCCGGCCGCGGTTTCGTTCTTTTCCTTCTCCAGGGCACCGGTCAGCCAGGTCTTCTCGTCCGGGGTCAGCCACTTGGCCTTGGCCGGGGAGTCAGCGAGGTAGAACCAGGCGATGATGCCGATCAGGATGGCCGGGATCGCGACGCCGAAGTACATGACGCGCCAGCCTTCGAGGCCAAAGAGGCCGTGCTGCTGGATCAGGAGGGCGGCAAGCGGGGCGCCGATCACGGTGGTCAGCGGCTGGGCCAGGTAGAACAGGGCGAGGATCTTGCTGCGGTGCCGGGACGGAACCCAGAGGCTCAGGAACAGGATGGCGCCGGGGAAGAAGCCGGCCTCGGCGACGCCGAGGATGAAGCGCAGGATATAGAGCTGCTCGACGTTGGCCACCCAGGTGAAGAGGAGGGACACGATGCCCCAGCTGACCATGATCCGGGCCAGCCAGCGGCGGGCGCCGAACTTGTGCAGGGCGAGGTTGCTGGGGACTTCGAGCAGGATGTAGCCGATGAAGAAGACGCCGGACGCGAAGCCGAACTGGGCGGCGGACAGCCCGAGATCCGTGTTCATGCCGTTGGGACCGGCAAAGGAGATCGCCGTGCGGTCCAAATAGTTGATGAAGAACATGAGGGCGACGAACGGCACCAGCCGTACCGCCACTTTCCTGATTGCAGATCTTTCGACCACTGATTGCGTGGTGTCCACATTGACTCCTAGATGTCGGGATCCCGGCGGCTTCCAGCACTGGAAGCTCCGTGATTGGTCTCATCGCGTAGTTCCAACGGCTGGCCAGGCCCCTAACTAAGCGTGTGATAAAAACCATAAGCTGTCCAGAGCAAATTGGTCAACCGGTTGACTTCTTTGTTTGCCTGATGGACATCTGCGCTACACGCCCGCCCCGGGTTGTTACGCTTTGAAGGTGTCCGTTAACTCCGCCGCTTCGACGGCTAAAATCAGTGCCGCGCTCGGTTCCATGGAGCAGGGATCTGTCGTGTCGGAAGTCGCGGAACGCCTCCTGGGCTATTTCACGAGCGGTGAGATCGCCGTCGGGACCCGACTGCCCGCCGAACGCCAGCTTGCCGCCTCACTGGGCGTGGGCCGCTCCGCCGTCCGGGAGGCCCTCGCCGCACTGGAGATCCTCGGGATCGTGATCGTCCGGCCCGGGTCCGGCACTTACCTGCGCGACGGCATCTCCGAGCTCCTCCCCCGGACCTTGAGTTGGGGCCTCATGCTGGGCGCCCCCCGCACCCGGGAACTCGTGGAGCTGCGCAGCGGCCTCGAGGTGCAGGCCGGCCAGCTGGCCGCCGCGCGGATTACCGAGGACGCCCTGGCGCGGATGCGCGCCAACCTGGCCACCATGGAGGCCAGCCTTGAGGATCTGGGCACTTTCGTGGAGGCCGACGCCGCCTTCCACCGCGAAATCGCCGCCGCCTCCGGCAACCAGGTCCTGCAGGAGCTCCTGCAGAGCATCCGTTCGCTGCTGAGGATCTGGGTTGACCGCGCCCTGACGGACGAGGGCCACGCGGCGTCGGCCCTGGCCGAGCACCGGGAAATCTTCAAGGCACTGGAGTCCCGGGATGAAGCCGCAGTCACGGCAGCGATGCGCTCGCACATGGGAACCGCGTCCCGGCGGCTGCTGGCCGGGTTCGACGCTGACCGCGGCGCCACGGACTGACCCGCCTCCTCCCCTTCCCACCACACGCCCCTCCCCCAACGCACGAATTCGCCGGAAGCGTGCCCGTTCGCCGGAAGGTTCCGGCGAACGGGCAGCTTTCCGGCGAATTCTTGCGTCGCGCGGCTGGGGAGGCCTTAGGAGGGGACCCCCACGGGCGCCGCGGCGAGGGTGCTCAGTGCGACCGGGGCCGGCCGTGCCACCGTGCTTTCGATCCTGACGGACGCGCCCGTTTGCGCCGATTCGAGCACGGACTCCATCACCTCCAGGGCGTGGAATGCCAGGGCTCCCCCGGCCCGGGGCTCCTGCCCGGCCGGGGTGCGGACCAGGTCCGCGATGCCGAAGCCGCGCCCCGAGTCCGCGTAGCCGGCGGAGACCGGGAGCGTCTCCCAGTCCTGCGCACCGAGGGCGAAAAGCTGCACGTCGCCGTCGAAATGGTTGGGGTCCGGGACGGCCAGGGACCCGAACTCGCCGTGGATTTCGATGTTGGGGCTCTGGGTCTTCACTGCGTCGAAGCTCATCACGAGCGTGGACAGCGCCCCCGAAGCGTGGACCAGGACGCCGGTGACGTGGGTGTCGGTCGCCACGGGCACGGTCTGGCCAACGCGTGCGCCCGAGCCGATGGTCCGCTCCGCCCTGGTGTGGCTGGCCGCGCCGATCACCGAGACCACCGGTCCCAGCAAGGTGACCAGCGCGGAGACGTAGTACGGGCCCATGTCCAGAAGGGGCCCGCCGCCGGGCTGGTAGTAGAAGTCCGGGTTCGGGTGCCAGCGCTCATGGCCGGGGGTGACCATGGTGGCGGTCGCGGAAATCGGCCGGCCGATCAGCCCGTCGTCAATCGCCTTGCGGGCGGTCTGGATCCCGGTGCCGAGGACGGTGTCCGGGGCGCAGCCGACGGCGACGCCGGCAGCCCGCGCGGCGTCGAGCACCTGCCGCGCCTCCGCCGTCGTGGCCGCGAGCGGCTTTTCACCGTAGACGGACTTGCCGGCGGCAATCGCCCGGAGGGCGACCCCGGCGTGGGCCGCCGGGATGGTCAGGTTCAGGACGAGGTCGACGTCGTCGGCGGCCAGCAGTTCGTCCACGGTGACGGCACGGACGCCGTCGTAGGAATCCGCCACGGCCTGTGCCCGGGCGGGGTCCAGGTCCGCGACGGCGACGAGGTTGATGGGGCCGTTGTCCCGAAGCTGCCGGAAGGTTGCCAGGTACTGGGCGATGATGGCTCCGCACCCGATGATCCCAACGTTGGTTGGCTGGTCTGTGTCGATTGGCTGGTCTGTGTCGATTGGCTGGTCTGTGTCGATTGGCTGGTCTGTGTCGATTAGCTGGTTCGGGTCTAACGGCTTGCCCACAGCAGGCCCCTTTCGATGATGGTGCGGACGTTGGTGTCCTGGAGGATTTCGACGCGGTGTCCCGGGGTGCAGACGAAGATCTTGCCTTTGCCCCACTGCCGGGTCCAGATGGCCGGGGACGTGACTTCCCGGTGCCAGGGGTCCCAGGCGCGGACCTTCTGGGTAGTGGTGGCCAG
Protein-coding sequences here:
- a CDS encoding triose-phosphate isomerase family protein, with amino-acid sequence MSRPANATTTSKAVIGVSLKMYFGYQRTLEYCRDVAAVALAHPAVQSGEIELFVLPALPALPDAARILGPAGAAAGAQDIFWEDEGAFTGEVSGRTVAELGGRYAEVGHAERRRIFGEDDRTIGLKTAAAYRNGLTPVLCVGEQQPGSVEEAIRYCAADIDAALNRAQSLAPAGRTIVAYEPQWAIGAPKPATAEYISGVITGLDAHLRSLPGQADSRVIYGGSAGPGLITELDNAVAGLFLGRFAHDPAALKTILDEAAARSTRQEVAA
- a CDS encoding ribose-5-phosphate isomerase, which encodes MSATLRLVIGSDDAGFEYKEALKADLEANPLVASVTDVGVDATSHTPYPSVAIAAAELVAAGEADRALLVCGTGLGVAIAANKVPGVRAVTAHDSFSVERAILSNNAQVLTMGQRVIGLELARRLAKEWLTYTFDETSASAEKVTLIKDYEGVTTC
- a CDS encoding dihydroxyacetone kinase family protein, producing the protein MTRLFNDPAAFADEMIEGFVASHGRWVRRVSGGVARSTRSTPETVALVIGGGSGHYPAFAGLVGQGLAHGAAMGNLFASPSAQQVYNVAKAADNGAGVLLGYGNYAGDVLHFTQAQDKLRAEGIDCRSIAVTDDISSAPLAERHKRRGIAGALTVFKVAAAAAEAGYTMDDVVAIAERANDRTRSFGVAFSGCTLPGAPEPLFSVPAGRMAVGMGIHGEPGIGEQEVPTADELAGLLVKDLLAEVPDGLSVGDTDRPARVVPILNGLGSVKYEELFVVYRRVAQLLAEAGIEAVDPQVGELVTSFDMAGTSLTLFWLDPELETLWNAPCDAPAFRRGAVTAQALDASELAVAVAEAAAIPEATEESRAGAVRVLAALDAAKSVIDANVAELGRIDAIAGDGDHGIGMERGIHAAAAAAADAVDRGAGAGTVLNLAADAWADKAGGTSGALWGMALRAVGNAVGDTDAPGAAAVAAGVAEAKRSIMDFGKAKVGDKTLVDVLAPFSDALTAAVQDGGSLRQGWGAAAAVAEQSAEATANLLPLMGRARPHAEKSLGTPDAGAVSMALIVRAIHNTLIQNTPLKENA
- a CDS encoding MFS transporter, with protein sequence MDTTQSVVERSAIRKVAVRLVPFVALMFFINYLDRTAISFAGPNGMNTDLGLSAAQFGFASGVFFIGYILLEVPSNLALHKFGARRWLARIMVSWGIVSLLFTWVANVEQLYILRFILGVAEAGFFPGAILFLSLWVPSRHRSKILALFYLAQPLTTVIGAPLAALLIQQHGLFGLEGWRVMYFGVAIPAILIGIIAWFYLADSPAKAKWLTPDEKTWLTGALEKEKNETAAGNKHASVRTVFGNGRVWMLSFIYFGFIYGLYALGFFLPTIISGFEGLYGAKFDVFQKGLITAIPYLPAAVALYFWSKDATKRGVKTWHIALPALIGGLSIPLALFAGSPAATIAVITVTAMSIFAALPNFWTVPTRFLTGAAAAAGIALINTVGNLAGFSAGYITGWLKDWTGGYTVPMFAVGGFMLLSAILMVLLARKGTADSATSPVTAETPAESAAAHS
- a CDS encoding FadR/GntR family transcriptional regulator translates to MSVNSAASTAKISAALGSMEQGSVVSEVAERLLGYFTSGEIAVGTRLPAERQLAASLGVGRSAVREALAALEILGIVIVRPGSGTYLRDGISELLPRTLSWGLMLGAPRTRELVELRSGLEVQAGQLAAARITEDALARMRANLATMEASLEDLGTFVEADAAFHREIAAASGNQVLQELLQSIRSLLRIWVDRALTDEGHAASALAEHREIFKALESRDEAAVTAAMRSHMGTASRRLLAGFDADRGATD
- a CDS encoding Gfo/Idh/MocA family protein, with amino-acid sequence MDTDQPTNVGIIGCGAIIAQYLATFRQLRDNGPINLVAVADLDPARAQAVADSYDGVRAVTVDELLAADDVDLVLNLTIPAAHAGVALRAIAAGKSVYGEKPLAATTAEARQVLDAARAAGVAVGCAPDTVLGTGIQTARKAIDDGLIGRPISATATMVTPGHERWHPNPDFYYQPGGGPLLDMGPYYVSALVTLLGPVVSVIGAASHTRAERTIGSGARVGQTVPVATDTHVTGVLVHASGALSTLVMSFDAVKTQSPNIEIHGEFGSLAVPDPNHFDGDVQLFALGAQDWETLPVSAGYADSGRGFGIADLVRTPAGQEPRAGGALAFHALEVMESVLESAQTGASVRIESTVARPAPVALSTLAAAPVGVPS